GAAAAAATCAAGCCTGACTAGGGTTAGCTGGCGCTAACCCTAGTTATTTTATTGGTGATATTTTTATTTCATTGAGTAATTTATTTCTGTATTTATAGATATTCATAGAGCTTTTATATAGAAAAGATTTTAATTTATCTTTCCTTTATAATTTCATCGGAAATTACAGTTAGATTATTGACGGAGAAACAGAAATCAGAAATACATTTTTCTCCCTTGAAGTGCATCCTCTTCATCTCGCAAAAGTCAAATAATCATATCCCTACAAATCTCCGAGGTAATTGCATGAAAGCGGTGATTTTGGCTGGAGGTCTTGGTACACGCCTCAGTGAAGAAACCAGTATTAGACCCAAGCCGATGGTTGAGATTGGTGGTAAACCAATTCTCTGGCACATAATGAAAACATATTCTGCCCACGGCATTAATGATTTCATCATTTGTTGCGGTTATAAAGGTTACATCATTAAAGAGTATTTTGCTAACTACTTCTTACACATGTCAGATGTTACCTTTGACATGCGCTTTAACCAGATGAACGTGCATTCTGGTTATGCTGAACCCTGGCGTGTCACCTTAGTAAATACGGGTGATAATACAATGACAGGCGGACGCTTAAAGCGAATCAGCGAACATCTTGGTAATGAGACTTTTTGCTTTACCTATGGTGATGGTGTAAGTAATATTAATATCACCGAGCTAGTTAAGTTTCACAAAGAACAAAATAGCTTAGGAACACTCACAGCCGTTCAACCAGCCGGACGTTTTGGTGCTATTTCTTTAGGATATGAACAAACTAAAATCACCAGCTTTCGGGAAAAACCCGAAGGTGATGGAGCTTGGATTAATGGCGGTTATTTTGTGTTAGAACCAGAAGTCATCAACTTAATTGCTGATGACTCTACGGTATGGGAGCAAGAACCATTAGAAAAGCTAGCTGATATGGAACAGCTATCTGCTTTTAAACATGATGGTTTTTGGCAACCGATGGATACTTTACGCGATAAAAACTATCTCGAAGGGCTGTGGAATAACAATCAGGCTCCTTG
This portion of the Nostoc sp. GT001 genome encodes:
- the rfbF gene encoding glucose-1-phosphate cytidylyltransferase → MKAVILAGGLGTRLSEETSIRPKPMVEIGGKPILWHIMKTYSAHGINDFIICCGYKGYIIKEYFANYFLHMSDVTFDMRFNQMNVHSGYAEPWRVTLVNTGDNTMTGGRLKRISEHLGNETFCFTYGDGVSNINITELVKFHKEQNSLGTLTAVQPAGRFGAISLGYEQTKITSFREKPEGDGAWINGGYFVLEPEVINLIADDSTVWEQEPLEKLADMEQLSAFKHDGFWQPMDTLRDKNYLEGLWNNNQAPWKVW